The genomic stretch CGTTCTGGGTTTTCTTTCAACCATATCATTGCATTCGAAACTTCTTCAATATTCAGTGGATCCACACATATACCACACTCATTTGTTTCTACAATCTCTTTCCAAAGCGGAAAGTTCGATGCTATTACTGGAATCCCCGCTGACATATATTCAAACATCTTAATAGGATATGAAACGATAAAACGAGGTTCAGGATGTAGAAGAACAAGCCCTGCGCTAGCCTCTTCTAGTGAAACCTTTACTTCATCTCGATTTAAATACCCTCGAAAATCAACGTATTTCCATCCTGGTATGAGCTTTACCTCGTCTAAAAGGGAAGGAGGAGCAAAGGAGCCACCTAGAATAAAAGTAAGGTCCGTTTTTTTATTCACTTTTTCAACAGCATGAATCATTTCTTTAATACCTCGCAATAAATAAATGCCACCTAAATAAACCACTTTGAAAGTTGTTTCACTTTCAAATGTTACTGGTTTATTATCTTGCCCCATTAATTCACCAAGTAATGGATAGTTATGAATGGTGGTACTCATGCTGTTGTATTTTTTAAAACGTTTATTAATGTGAGGTGTTGCTGTTACGATCGCATCAAATTTTTTTGAAGAATAACGTTCCATTTTTTCCGATGCGAATGATATCCCTTTACGAAGAACTTTTGGGATCCACTGCTTGGATAAAATTTGTTGAGGGAGATCCTCATGAACATCATATACAACTAATTTGCCTCGTTTCTTCAACTTCAGTCCGACAGGTATAAGTTCTGGATCATGAAAATGATACAAATCAGCATCAAGTTCGATCGCCTTTTTTAAAACCTTAGATGTTGTTATCCTCATACGCTTTAAAGGTTTTTCTTCTTTTGAAGTAATACCAATAATCTGAACGCCAAGCTCAGTTCTTGATTCTGCATTTGGCACAATATAACTAACGGAGTGACCTGCTTCCGCCAGGGATTGACATTCTTTAATTAATATCCTTGTGTCCATCGATTGATGAACAGAAGTCAGGTGACAAATTTTCATTTCATCACATCACAATCTTTTTTGCGTCATATTTCGTTACCTTATTATAAATTTCTTCTATTTGATTATTCACAGACTCTTCACTAAACCTCTGTTTACAATCTGCTATTATTGCATCAACACGATAATCACTGTACGTATCTTTAAGTAGAACCATTGCCTTAGAAAGCGCCTGATGATCATCTACTGGAACAAGCTTTCCATTAATATCAGAAACAATCATCTCAGGTCCACCACATTTTGTTGAGATAATTGGTTTACCAGCAGCTAGAGCTTCTACGAGAACAACCCCGAAAGTTTCATATCTGCTTGGCAGAACAAACACATGTGACTTTCCAATCTCATATTTCACTTGTTCTTTATCAAGGGCTCCTAAAAAGTGAACTTGCTCAGACAGTTCTTTGGATACCGTAAGATCTTCAAGTTCTTGGCGGTTTGGCCCATCTCCTCCTATGTACAATTCCACATTAGTCCCTTTAAAACGCTCCTCAAATGCATAAATCAATAAATCAATGCCTTTATTCCGATTTAAGTTAGCTATCGTTAAAAAACGAAAAGGCTCTTCAGGGGGGTGTATATCAACTTGAAAGAACGAATGATCAACAGCATTCGGGATAACATGTATTGTTTTATTTGTGTACTCTGATAATTCTCTTTGAAGTCTAGGACCTACCGCTATAACTTCACTTGTCTGATTAAGTGCATCTTCTACCAACCGTTTTTGATAGGGTTTTAGTAGACCTCGTCCAAATACAGAAGAATGCTCCGTAATAACAAGGGGGATTTTTTCTTCTTTACTCAATTTTGCTGCTGCGTAACCCGCCCATAAACAACTATGGGCATGGATAATATCAGGTCTTCCTTGTTCTTCAACTAGCTTATGATAGATTTTTTTTAGCCTGTTATAGAAGATGCTTTCAGTAGTGTATGGTAGATTTGCAAAATAATTAAATCCTTTCCACCGATATGTGGGAATCCTATCTTCTTCACGATAACTTATTCCTGATTGATCTCTTTGTTTCCCGAACGTTTTTATACTCCAAATTTCTGGGTAGGCTACAGTTATTCGCAGTTGCTCAGACTTATTAAGCGATTCTGCTTGCCTTTTATAGAAAATACCGCGATAGGGAATGAGGTTTTCAGGGTACCCGGACGGTACAACCAATATATGTGTCAACATCAGACAGCCCCTTAGTTGGAAAGTTCCTTTAATAAATCTTCTACAATTTTTTCCCATGAATATTCCTTAACTACAAATTCACGGCCATTCAGAGACAGATTCTCGTAATCCTCTGTACTTAAATCCGCACAATCTCTAATTTTTCGTGCAATATCTTCAATATTTTCAGGTTCTGCTACAACGCCACATTTATTACTTTCTAGCAAAGTAACACTTTCTCCAGCCCCACAATAAAGAATGGGAACTCCTGAGGCCAATGCAGGGAAAATCTTTGAGGGACGAGCTCCTTTAAACAATTCAAGGTTTTTCAGTGAAACGAGACTATAATCTGTAATTGAATAAATATCCGGCATTTCAGTAACAGGAACTGAATCATGGAAAACGACATTCGTTAACTGAAGTTCTTCCTTCATTTGAATAAGAGTATCTTTTTCAGGTCCATCCCCTATAAACAAGAATCTTATATCATCACGATCTTTAACAAGAGAAATGGATTTAAGAACCGCTTCAAGACCCTGGGCATATCCCATCCTTCCTGCAAAGGTAAAAACGGTTTTCCCTTCAAAATCGAGCTTATCGACCCATTTTTTATTCCTAGATTTTCGTGTAAATGTTTTAATGTTAACACCATTTGGAAGTAAGAAAACATCATTTTCTTTCTTTCCTTTATTAACGACATACTTTTCAATACCTTCAGTTGCTGCCGCAACCTTCCACGCTTTACGATATAGCCAGTACTCTAATCTAGTTGCCAAACGAATAAATGTCTTATTTTTCAATATGCCTAGCTCCACTGCAGATTCTGGCCAAATATCTGCTACGTTAAAGACAAACTTTGCTCTTTTTATTTTTGAGGAAAAGTAACCTGTTAACCCTAAAAAAAGAGGTGGAGAGTTACATATAATAACATCTGTTGACTTTGCTTTTAAGACTGAATAAAAAGCACTAAACGTAAAAGAAAAATACGATGCTAGGCGTCTCCAAAAGCTTCCTTTAGGACTGGGATAAATCCAACTTCTATGAACAGTCAGTCCATCGTAAGTATCTTTTTGATAAAACTTCTTTTTGTATTCATCAGGTATCACCCCATGAGGATGATGCGGGAATGCTGTTACAACTTCTACTTGATGCCCTCTCCTTTGAAGTTCCTTACCCACTTCATACAATCGAATCTGTGGAGCACCAACCTCCGGAGGGAAATGCTGGCTTAATAACATAACCTTCATAAAAATAACTCCTTCTTTACTTAAGAACAGCGACAATTTTCGAAGCTGCATGTCCATCTCCAAAGAGCTTTTTATACTCTGGATATACTTCTCTATAAACCGCCTCAATGATTTTTTCTTTATTTGAACCTACTAGAATATTCGCATTATCTTCTAAAGTTTCAACCCATTCTGTTTGCTCTCGCATTGTGATACAAGGCACCTTCATAAAATAAGCCTCTTTCTGCACACCACCAGAATCAGTTAATATTTTCTTAGAATGGTTTTCAAGAGTAAGCATATCAAGGTAGCCCACTGGTTCAATAACTTTTAGATTAGGAATGGCTTCAAGACTAAAGCCGAACCTCTCAATAACTTGGCGTGTTCGGGGATGAATAGGCCATACTTTTGGCTCAGAAATTCGCTTCAAAGCTTCTAAAATGTTTTTCATCTTTGCTTTATCATCAGTATTTTCGGCTCGGTGAATAGTGATTAGAAAATATTCTTTTGAAGTAAGCTCATGGGAGTTAAGAACGACAGATTTCTCTTGTGCCAGATTGCGATTATAATCAACTGCATCATACATCACGTCACCAACATTAAAAACGTTCTCAAGGATATTTTCATTTTCAAGATTTTTGACGGCTGTTTTAGTAGGACAAAACAGTAAGTCTGACACGTGATCCGTCATAATTCGATTAATTTCTTCAGGCATTTTCTTATTAAAGCTTCTTAAACCAGCCTCAATATGAATAACGGGAATATGTAGTTTAGAAGCTGCTAGGGATCCTGCAAGGGTTGAATTTGTATCACCATAGACAAGCAAATAGTCAGGCTTTTCATCAACTAGAATCTCTTCAATTTTTGTAAGCATTTCACCAGTCTGTTTCCCGTGATTGCCTGAACCTACTCCAAGATGAAAATCTGGTTTTGGAATTTCTAGCTCTTCAAAGAAAATATCAGACATATTAGCATCATAATGCTGGCCTGTATGAATAATGAGTTCCGTATGTACTTTTCTTAGTTCTCGAGAAACAGGTGCCGCTTTAATAAATTGCGGTCTTGCACCTAAAACCGTAATGATTTTCATATCAAATTACTCCCTTCAATCTTCTTTCTCTGAATAAAAGGCATAGATGAATTCCATCTACGCCATTTATAATGAGTCTGTTTTATAGTTTGTAATATTTCTCTGGTTTTGTAACGTTTTTAAATGCATTTCTTGTATCAAACAATACTGGGCTATGAGTGGCGATCATTTCATAGTCAAATGAAGAATGATCAGTTGCAAGTAACACTAGATCAGCATTTTCGAGAAGTTCGACATCAAGTGTCGCGGTTTCAGAGACTGTTTCAGAAAGTTTAAACGTCTTTACGTGTGGGTCTGCTACAATCCAATCAGCCCCTGCTTCCTCTAGTTGGTTTAAAATTGGAAGGACAGGTGATTCTCGAACGTCTTCTATATCTTTTTTGTAAGCTACACCAAGTACAACTACTCTTGCACCATTCAATGCTTTTTTATCTTTATTTAGAATTTGCATACAGCGATCAATGACAAAATCAGGCATACTATTATTTATTTCTCCCGCAGTCTCAATTAGTCGAGTGTGGTAATCAAATTCTCTCGCTTTCCAAGTAAGGTAAAAAGGATCAATTGGTATACAATGTCCGCCAAGACCTGGGCCTGGATAGAACGGCATAAAGCCATAAGGTTTCGTTGCAGCTGCATCAATGACTTCCCACACGTCGATATCCATCTTATTACAAAGAATTGCCATTTCATTAGCGAGTGCAATATTAATATTACGGAATGTATTTTCAAGGATCTTCTCCATCTCAGCTACCGATGGACTAGATACTTCATGCACTTCCCCTTCTAAAACATTTCGATACATTGCGGACGCTACAGCTGTACAGGAAGGGGTAATTCCACCGACTACTTTCGGTGTATTCTTCGTATTATAAATTTTATTACCCGGATCGACACGTTCTGGAGAGTAAGCAATAAACAGATCTTCCCCACAAACACGCCCCGTTGCTTCTAAGATTGGTTTTAGTATTTCTAACGTTGTACCTGGGTAAGTTGTACTTTCGAGAACAACAAGCATGCCACTATGAAGGTGTTTTGCGATCTCCTGTGACGAACTTTCGACGTAAGAAGTGTCTGGTTGACGATAGATATCGAGTGGCGTTGGAACACAGATGGCCACAGCGTCTACATCAGCAATTCTTGAATAATCTGTTGTTGCAATTAATTGTTTTTTCTCAACGTACTCTGCAAGCTCCTCGTCTACAACATCACCAATATAATTGATGCCTTCATTCACCTGGCCTACTCGCTTCTCCTGAACATCAAACCCTATAACGTTATAGCCAGCTTTTGCTTTTTCAACGGCAAGGGGCAATCCAACATACCCTAGTCCAACAACTCCGATCGTTGCTGTCTTGTTTTCAATTTTAGATAACAGATCCTGCGCCTGAGCATTCAATTGAGCATTAACCATGGTCATACCTCATTTCTCTCTAATTAGTCCTGTACTTTTATAGGAGTATTTTGATCTGAT from Bacillus sp. Cs-700 encodes the following:
- a CDS encoding glycosyltransferase family 4 protein; this translates as MKICHLTSVHQSMDTRILIKECQSLAEAGHSVSYIVPNAESRTELGVQIIGITSKEEKPLKRMRITTSKVLKKAIELDADLYHFHDPELIPVGLKLKKRGKLVVYDVHEDLPQQILSKQWIPKVLRKGISFASEKMERYSSKKFDAIVTATPHINKRFKKYNSMSTTIHNYPLLGELMGQDNKPVTFESETTFKVVYLGGIYLLRGIKEMIHAVEKVNKKTDLTFILGGSFAPPSLLDEVKLIPGWKYVDFRGYLNRDEVKVSLEEASAGLVLLHPEPRFIVSYPIKMFEYMSAGIPVIASNFPLWKEIVETNECGICVDPLNIEEVSNAMIWLKENPERAKQMGESGRRAIENSYNWEKESERLIDLYSSLKHK
- a CDS encoding glycosyltransferase, which codes for MLTHILVVPSGYPENLIPYRGIFYKRQAESLNKSEQLRITVAYPEIWSIKTFGKQRDQSGISYREEDRIPTYRWKGFNYFANLPYTTESIFYNRLKKIYHKLVEEQGRPDIIHAHSCLWAGYAAAKLSKEEKIPLVITEHSSVFGRGLLKPYQKRLVEDALNQTSEVIAVGPRLQRELSEYTNKTIHVIPNAVDHSFFQVDIHPPEEPFRFLTIANLNRNKGIDLLIYAFEERFKGTNVELYIGGDGPNRQELEDLTVSKELSEQVHFLGALDKEQVKYEIGKSHVFVLPSRYETFGVVLVEALAAGKPIISTKCGGPEMIVSDINGKLVPVDDHQALSKAMVLLKDTYSDYRVDAIIADCKQRFSEESVNNQIEEIYNKVTKYDAKKIVM
- a CDS encoding glycosyltransferase family 4 protein yields the protein MKVMLLSQHFPPEVGAPQIRLYEVGKELQRRGHQVEVVTAFPHHPHGVIPDEYKKKFYQKDTYDGLTVHRSWIYPSPKGSFWRRLASYFSFTFSAFYSVLKAKSTDVIICNSPPLFLGLTGYFSSKIKRAKFVFNVADIWPESAVELGILKNKTFIRLATRLEYWLYRKAWKVAAATEGIEKYVVNKGKKENDVFLLPNGVNIKTFTRKSRNKKWVDKLDFEGKTVFTFAGRMGYAQGLEAVLKSISLVKDRDDIRFLFIGDGPEKDTLIQMKEELQLTNVVFHDSVPVTEMPDIYSITDYSLVSLKNLELFKGARPSKIFPALASGVPILYCGAGESVTLLESNKCGVVAEPENIEDIARKIRDCADLSTEDYENLSLNGREFVVKEYSWEKIVEDLLKELSN
- the wecB gene encoding UDP-N-acetylglucosamine 2-epimerase (non-hydrolyzing), coding for MKIITVLGARPQFIKAAPVSRELRKVHTELIIHTGQHYDANMSDIFFEELEIPKPDFHLGVGSGNHGKQTGEMLTKIEEILVDEKPDYLLVYGDTNSTLAGSLAASKLHIPVIHIEAGLRSFNKKMPEEINRIMTDHVSDLLFCPTKTAVKNLENENILENVFNVGDVMYDAVDYNRNLAQEKSVVLNSHELTSKEYFLITIHRAENTDDKAKMKNILEALKRISEPKVWPIHPRTRQVIERFGFSLEAIPNLKVIEPVGYLDMLTLENHSKKILTDSGGVQKEAYFMKVPCITMREQTEWVETLEDNANILVGSNKEKIIEAVYREVYPEYKKLFGDGHAASKIVAVLK
- a CDS encoding nucleotide sugar dehydrogenase, translated to MTMVNAQLNAQAQDLLSKIENKTATIGVVGLGYVGLPLAVEKAKAGYNVIGFDVQEKRVGQVNEGINYIGDVVDEELAEYVEKKQLIATTDYSRIADVDAVAICVPTPLDIYRQPDTSYVESSSQEIAKHLHSGMLVVLESTTYPGTTLEILKPILEATGRVCGEDLFIAYSPERVDPGNKIYNTKNTPKVVGGITPSCTAVASAMYRNVLEGEVHEVSSPSVAEMEKILENTFRNINIALANEMAILCNKMDIDVWEVIDAAATKPYGFMPFYPGPGLGGHCIPIDPFYLTWKAREFDYHTRLIETAGEINNSMPDFVIDRCMQILNKDKKALNGARVVVLGVAYKKDIEDVRESPVLPILNQLEEAGADWIVADPHVKTFKLSETVSETATLDVELLENADLVLLATDHSSFDYEMIATHSPVLFDTRNAFKNVTKPEKYYKL